The Theileria equi strain WA chromosome 2 map unlocalized gcontig_1105316255037, whole genome shotgun sequence genomic sequence AGCTCAGCATGTCTATAGGGGTTCCAGAAAAACGTCGTACTGATTGGAGAACCTCTACAAGAGGAATACAGAGGTACTCTTTGGACTCATGAGACTGGGAGGAAGGAATGGTGCATTTATACAGAGACTGATGCATGTTCAATTAGGGAGGATCTGGAAAGCGGACACTGCTGTCAAAACGGATCTCTGTAACCATGGGACAGTACTAGAAGAGAAACTCGATGAATGAATTACTAAAATGAAGGCTCTCCAGATGGAAGACAATGAGTGATATTCCTTAACTTGTTCGCCAAAAGTACCTTTGAATACAGAGGACACTTGGACACAAGGAAGACGGTAAGAATCTACAGATGCCCTGGGAAACACTGGCTTAAATAGTGatgagaaggaagaatgaatgcCTGCATAAACTGTTATTTATCCCCACTGTTTTACACATTCCTGGGTTCTATTCCCAGTAGACAGGCTCTCTGATACCAATAATTATTGCCTATACCACCATTCTGCTCAgaccagttgagacatgaatggagtactactatggagGAGACTATTAGGAAATGCTGctgaataaagatggaTGATAGATGGGTGCAGGAAAAACATGTACCAATGGTAGCTGGGTTGACATTGACATTGGTAAAACAGCAGCTGgtgatggaaaatacaaagaTGCATGTGATAATACTATAAATGTCCACAAGACAGATGATAAACCTGATAAAGGTTACAAGAGATATACCCATTCCTTCTCAAGCAATCAATATATTGGTGGCATATATTACAATGGAAAACAACAAGATAGTATACGAGTAACAGATTCAGCTTACTATGAAAAAAGTGTCACTGTATACTATTTAGGGTATGATGATAGTAATGTATTTCCCCTAATAGTGGGACTTGAGAAGACCTGGCTCACAAATAAGTTTTACTACTATAAAAGAGCTAATCCTCTTTTCACTTCTAGTCCATGGAAAGGAGAAAAATATGAAGTTGATcaagaaaacaaactttcTTCAATACTCCAAGAAATCAGTGCTAAGTTAAATGAGCTTGTTGTATTAAATCTCAGTCAATGCAACATCATAGTCATCCTTAGAAACAACAGCCCATTTACCGTCCttattttttaaataaacAAATCCTTGGTTAAGTGTTAGGGATGCTAGCATAGGACTCTCTTCCTCAAAGTATACCGTAGCAAGTGTACAATGTTTGTCCGGAGAATCGGATTTCCAAAGTTcagaatctccatcattTATCTCATTCAAGTGATGATCAGTTTTAACGGCAAATTTCTTAAGAGGAACCTTATCCtcctcagattcttctacagAGAATGCTGTAGAATCAACATCTGAAAGATCCAAGTCGATGGTTTTTACAGCTGGTTGCTCAGGCTGCCTCTTTAGTTCCtctattatattttcactCTTTGTCTTCTCGACAAGCTTCCACCctagattcttcttttcgTAGTATATTAAATCGGTCTCATCATCAGACTTCTTTAGCAAGAGAGCAAGAAATGTTACGTTACCCTTTGAGATAGTGTACGCTGGAGAACATTTCTCTTTAGTAGACTCCCATACTGTCCTGGTTCCATCCACtatcttttcaaaataaaACTTTCCCTTTGGGTAGTAGTAGGTTGTATTTATGCCATCCTTCGTAGTAGTATCTGGAACATCAACTGAGTTTGTATCCACCTTAGCCAAGTCTAGGGTAATTGGAACTACGAGTTCTTTGGTGGAGTGATGTCGTGGAACAGGTTTAGGAGCTCCAACCTTTGTGTCTGGAACATTCTGTTTCTCTTGTAGAATCTGTTGAGCTACCCGTTGAACTTGAGAAGTAGAATTGGCTTCCCTAAAATGCTGCGTAGCTTTATCACCACCTATTTTAGAATCTGGAGGAACACAATAACATACTCCAATCAGGAATGTCGTAGATAGTAACGGGAAGAATCTCATCTTCCCGATATTATTCCACGAAGTGCACCAGTTAGGATTCTTGTTAATTTATCTCGTATGTACAATGCTCTTTTTAGACTTCAAGGCCTGAGCctggaaggaagagaaatgTCTATTCATGTGTACCCCattggaagaagaaagataATAGAGTGTCCAGTATatatcattttccatagtCTCCATACTATCCTATTTATCTTATTCacttattcttccttagtATCCTCAGTATTCACCCATAGTAGtaatccattaatgtctcaactggtgtgagcagaatggtcagtatggatggtATATTCCCCTATGGAACAAAAGTCCACAGGTGGACCTAatgcatactcaatatggcacattctttaaaaactctatagGATATCTgtgtctaacccaaggatctcccttatagcgattataaagtttccagcctccaaagaatgttgcgccagctccggcaagagtaccagaggtagaTCCAAAGATAGCCCATGATCCTAGACCAGTAGCAACAGGAAGACCAAGAACACCAGTAACAGCTTGAGGAGTTTCTTCAGTAAGAGCTGCTTGAGGAGTAGAGGAAGCAAGTTTAGGATCTTTATCTTCATGTTTATCACCTTCACTAGACTCTCCTCCACCACCTTGACGAGCAGTAGGTTGAGCAGGTATAGCACCATCTTCATCGGAGTATTCTTGgtcttcatcttcttcatgaAGTCCTGATCCTACAGCTGGGCCTTCAGCACGTTGTAGTGTTTCTAAATCTTGTTGTACAACAGTATCAGGACTACCGGAAGCAGCATCAGCCTTTTTTCCTTGATCAAAGTTAGAGTTTTCTTCTAGAGATCCTTGAGAAGGAGCTTGTTCATCTCCAGCAGAATCTTCACCAGCTTTAGCACCATAAACAGTGCCAGATTCATCCAGGTCTTTAGCTCTACTATTACCATCAGCAAGACCAGAATCTGCATGAACTTCACCAGGTCCAGGAATATGTGGTGGAGGAGATAGAATACGAGCAATTCCTTTACAATCAGCAGTATTAAATTGTAGTGCATTAGCTTGGACTCGGATCCACTCACCAGATTGAGCTCCAACACACCGTCCGCCAGGCCCGGTAGTTTCAGGTTTTTGAAGTTCTTGGGCAGAAGgttgttcatctttataaGAACCAGTAGTGTCTTTAACACCATgattatcatcattctgAGTAACTTGAGGTACAGCACCTTCAGGAAGAGATTGTTCTTCGCCAGATTGTAGAGCTAGAACAGCAGCTCCAACTTCTCTATCACTATCAATAACAGGCATAGAAGGAGCTACAGCCTTAACAGTGGAACTATCAAGAAGATTCTCAAACAGTTTCTCCGCAGCATACGTTCCAACCGCATTTAAGGCAACAGGTCCAAGTTTAGCAGCTACATCTACTCCAAGATCGATAAGGGGACCAACGGTGCCACTAACAGTTTTCCATACTGTTTTACTAAGGCCTTCTACTGCAGATGCACTATTATCGCTAACAACAGCAGGAGGTTGTTCAGTGCCAATTACACCATTATTAACAACAGGGATTccttgtaggagaatcttagtctcagactctgtatcagtaacctggtcagataagtcagctGCGGGGACCTCttcacgttgaactccattctgtccaagACATTCTTTCAAGCCTGGACATCCAAGTGTGGTTAGTTTATCCGCAAGTTCTTTAAAACCGTTATCATTCTTACAGTTTTTGAAATTGTCAGGTATTCTATCTTTGAGTCCAGGCAAGGTTCTTACCCATTCCTCATTGCCATTACCAACAGAACTACCTTTTTTATACCAGCCCTTAACACCAGGTTGTCCACCATCAACGTATATAAGAACTGGGTTCTTCATGTTACAGTAAAAAACGTAGACAGTGACTGGAGCAGAGATGGGAAAGTTAAATTTATTCGGctttatacgtcttctatTCCTTTGATCTCTATTGTTATCGTCCTCATTGTAATACATAATACCAGCTAGTTGAAGTCCAGCACTAACATCATGTTTGAAGTAGGGAATACATTTTGAGCTAGGATGCGTTTGACAAGAAACTTCCTTTTCCTGAACAGTTATCCTCTTTCCATTATTATGATTATCGCTACAACAGTACtttttatcaccatttttaGCATGATGCTTAGAATTTTTGTAAGATAGATTTATGGTAACTGCGTTGTTATGTTGGCAGTTAAGTTCGTCAAGATGAGTCTCAAGTTGTTCAGGTGGAAGTGGAATATTAGATTCTGGATATTTATTAAGTGAAGTCCAACTTAAGGTGCTGCCGCCTGGTTTAGCGTATTTATATGTATACTTTCCTCCTTTAAGTATCTCTGCTAAAAGAGGCTTTTCCATGTTGTCAGCACCTTTCCAATACCATACCGCCAGATGctcaatttcatcatttgaATTTACGCCAATATCTGAAACTGGAACATTCCCAAACTTCACTTGTGCCACACGGAAAGATTTTCCATTTGGTGGCTTATGCATGAACTTAAAGAAACCAGAGTTAAGAGGGTCTACCGACTTTACTAACTTAACCTTTTGATCGGCCACTCCTAAGTTATATGTATCAGATCCTAGTCTCCCTCCATTAGGATCCTTCTGTATGTCTATAATAACGCCAGGTGGAGAGGCTCGTTGAGGTGCAGTCCTAAGTATAGTATTAGATGGTGAATAATCATTCTCAACTAGcacatcttcttcatcagaaCTTCCAGATGATTTATGTGGAGtttcatcttcagaagCTTCTATTTGTCCAATATCCTGAGGTACAGTATATAAACGTGCTAAATTACCGTTACAGTCTCCAAAGCTACGACAACCTAGCTCTCCAAGATATTTCCTGAGTTTCTGCCACTTATCACAACTAATCCCACTCTCTAAGTCAGTTCTCGTTATACTGTCAAGTCCTCTATTGATCCATGTCCAGTTGTGCTCATAACCCTTAGTGCTCTTTCTATACCATCCACGGGTCATAGGAGTTCCACTGTCTACATATATCAATAATGGATTCTTCCCTTGACAGTAAAATACATAAACGCTATTTACAGACATGGGAAAGCTCAATGCATTAGACTTAACACACcttcttttgtttttctcaCCATCTTCGTAGAACTTAATACCACCCAGATTTCCATTGTAAATAGAATGTTTATAAGCTGTAATATGGTTTGGGTTAGGTTGAAAATTACAATAAATTTGCACAGAACTAACGGATACCTTGACATCCACACTCTTATGATGCTCACAACAATACTTGGTTTCATCTTTGGCATGTTTCTCAGAATTCTTTAGGGATATGTCAAAGGTAATGTTATCATAATATGAACATAGTAATTCGTCTAGTTTTTCGGACAGGGTGTCTTTTGGTTTTTGCTCGTTCATATCTTTACCACCACCAATAAAATTTCTGTGATCCTTCATCAACTGGTACCCAGTTACCGCCACTTCCGTTTTTACTCGCATAAAAAGTAGATCCCCCACCCtgttttataaattcaaTCATAAGAGGTACATCCACACTAGCTGGATATGAGTAGAGCCTAATTCCTTCGAGTGCATCACGAGGAGGGGAAATATCGTTAatatatattccattaaGAGTAACCCTAGAGATCTTGGTAAACTTAGTATTGTTGTATTTAATATCAGCAAACCTGTAGGTTGTGACATTGTATTCACTTCCAGGAGGGGGAGTAGGTCTAGACTTCCTTATTTTTCTGGTCTTCTGTATACAAGTAGCTCTGGAGCTTTCACGAAGGTAACCTGATTGAGAGTCCCTTATATTGAACACAACAGCATTATTCTTGTAACAGTTCTGTTCATCAAGTGCCTGTTGTTCATTCAGATGTTCTATAGGAGCATTCATCCAATTTCGGACATTATTACCTTTACTAAAGTACTTGGTATTTTCCGGTCGACCATCCTTGGTAATTCCAAGTAGGATTGGGTCGTTAAGATTaccattccagtagtagacagaaACTTCCTTAACATCAGATATGGAATTTACTTCCATAAAGCCCCCTCTTATCTCATCTCTATCTTCAAGTGTCCTATTCAGAGTAACCTGTGATTTATTAGGTTTGTGAACTAGCTTGAAGAATCCTGGTACATTGGTAGTACCATTGGTAACAGCAAAGATTGTTCCATGGGATGTGTACTCTCCCTTACCGCTATCATCCGGCTTCTTGGAAATGTTGATTTGGGGATTATTCCCTCTATTTCtgctcatcctccatgttcaggAGTGctcattcaaaactctgagatccatgagtaatctcaatgcgaccaaagggagcagaccagtACCTTAGTTACTcatacattcattcatcctccctcacaatCAGCTCACTGGATAGCCGTATGGAAAACATTCTGTCATCAGCGAGCTGAATGAGTCAATGAAAGTCTCTAGTGGAATAAACATACTCTACTGTATAGGCTCCTTCCAGTCGTTCATACCCATCCATTCTCTAAAAATTACCTCCTCTGTCCCTGTATACTCTTAAAACCCCTTTAGTATAGTATGGACTGTTAATGTGTTCCGTAGGTATGGTCGATACTATGTAGAGAGAGTAGGCGATCATCTAAAATCCCATTCTTGACCATCATAATGGACAGTCACTGTACATATAATACTATTTAATGTTCCATTACATGTGCCTATAGGTTTTAGTAGCACACCTCTGCTGTCTATGGTCCCTTAGAGGCACCCTTCCTCAAACAAGTCTTCCTAATACCTCATTCCTAGCTACTCTGCATTGAATCACTAACCACCCATATTGCAACCATTGTAATCTATGgataaactgcattaatgacTTGGTGAGTATTCCTGGCAAGGAATAAactgaggaagaagagccATGGGGAGatcctacacatttttcttcctcttcttctacATACCTTTTTTTAATTCTTCATGGATTCAATGAGCCAAATACTCACCAGTTACAGAGAAATGGCTAACACATATGGATGTGtatggtagaaattagGGTCTCTATGGACCACAGACAACCGTCTGGATTCCTCCGCCTACAAGGTggtactgcattaatgacGAGTGTTTATACAACTTTTGTATAATGTTTCTAGCTATAGGTCTTCCtattttattaaaattacaaaaactTCTTTTACAGTGTGTTTAAAAGAAATACTATGATATTCTATTGACAGCGTTAAATCTCAGTAAATAATGCCTGCCACCTTATGCTTCTCACCAGCAGGTGCAGAAGAGTCCTTCATTGAGTGGAGCTCACGTTCAAATTCCAACTTGTCCACCGTCTTCCATGCTCCACTAACTTTCtcaaaacaaaaggtcTCATCTCCGGCACCCCTTGTATAGACACTAAGAAGAGAGGGGTACCCCTCCCTGGAATACTGATGAACACCAGTAAACTCTTCACCGTCCTTACTAGTCCAAAGGGTATCCCTGTTATCCACTATGGCTACTAGAGAACATCCATCCTTGGGAACAAAAGCTCTATGATTCACTCCATAAAGTACATGGTCTGTTATGGTAAACAGAAGAGGACTGGGAGAAGAGAGGTCAAGAGTAGTTCCTTCCATAGAAGCTACAGATTGAGAAACAGAACCTTCTAGTCGTGTAACGACTTATTTAGGTGCAACATTACGGAGGTTAGACTGAACGGGTACTGTAGATTCTCCCTCTTTAACATTAGAGGGAACCTGTAATGGTCTCTTCATATTCACCGTTTCTGAAAAGTGTCCATTTAGCCATTTTTCCAACAATGGTACCAAGATAGGAATGAGTTGAATAGCAGCCATATGGTGTCCACAGCCACTTAACTCTACCAGTTTTGCAACTTTACTATCCTTCAGGCTCTTATTAaccatcttccttggacCCTTTATACCACATCCGTCATCGTCTGTAGTATGTACAAATAGTGTTGGCAAATCTTTGGGATATAACTTGGTTCTTTTTTTCTTCCTAACCCTTCTACATGCACTAAAAGGAGACATGCGCGTATTTCTAGTGTACCTATCACTGTAGTAAACTGGGTCTGTGTTGTAATCTGTGAATCTTTCAAAATGGAGAGCAATGTCATATGTATAGTGAAAGTATGCCTTTTTCTCAGGCTGGCAGCACGCATCAAGTTCTAATATTGGTCTTACTATTTTCTTTGTCAAGGTATCCAAATATATGCTCATATCAAGCATGGCAGAAAGACCGATTAGGCCATCTACAAACTTAGCCTTTGGATTCTTAATctccttgtaaaacttttgcacAGCTCTTATAACCATATTTCCTCCCATTGAATAACCCATGAGTATGATCTTTCTATTCGTCTCATGACTATTGAAGACTAATTTATCATCCCACTTTTCATTAGgatctccaaatttacctctctttacaatgcTAATGAATTGCAAGAGATCATAAATATAATCCATGAATTTCTTAGCATGACATCTGCTTTCAGTCTTGGATTCGGAGAACCCATGTGATTGCAGATCGTAACCATAGACATTGTAGCCGAGCCTATTAAGAGCCTCTACAAAGGTAGCCCTGTATTGAGACCTGTGAAGAATGTCTAGCGGGTTCATTCCTTCTAGGGTCTTGTACTCAAAGTAAGATCTATAGCGTTCTGCATTGGATACCTCCTTGACAATTACTGGTTCATCAAAAACACTGCAGTAGGGGAATATCTCGAAGCCATAACGTTCATAGTTCCAGTCCATGTTAAATGTGAGAAAGTCTGACGTAAGATGTGAACGAGCTCCATggacaagaagaatgtctGCTTTGGCATTCTCAACCTTGGAGGCATATGTTGCAATCCGTAGACCTTGCTTGTTCCTAAAGCTGCTCATGACTATGTCCGGCTTGTCCACTTCATGAGTATAAATAGGACTATCTCTATCTGAGAGAACATCATAGTACTCATCCTTGGTGATAGTCACCCACTTTCCATCAAGTTTTCCGTAATAGATAATTTTATTCTCCTTCTTGGTATTCGTGGTAAATAGGACACCCAGCGAAATCTTTGGTCCTCTGCCATGGAAACTAAAGTGGATAGAGAATCTGTCATCTGAAGACTCCCAGATGATATCCTTACCCTGCACtaccttgttcattctaAATCCCGGAAGAACATGGTGTCTGTTTTCTACTATAATGTCAACTTGGTATTTgtcaatgaagaagagtttttcATCAACATTGGATATGTCCAGAGTAACCCTATCATCGAAGGTTGACCTGTCAAAGCCAGCCTTGGCTAAGTCCTCCAGATACTCATCCTTGTCAACAGACTTCCATGATCCACTCATCttggagtagtagaggATGTTCTCATTCTCATAAGGATCCTTGGTGACTATCCAGAGGAGTTTATGATCTCCCTCTCTGGGATAAAAGGTGAGTTTGGTACACCATTCATCATTCTCTCTCTTCCATATTGTGATACCACCACGGTTTTTGGTCTTAATTTCTGAGACTCTACACGTGCTTCTAGTTCCATAAACTGCGAACGGAGACTTTGGCGATTCATTAACGTACAACTCCCAATCAGTAGAAGCTTTGGAGACATCGAGTACCTTGTCATTAAAATCATATCCAGTGATTGATAGAGCACCAAAGTTGTtataaaattcttcttcacctATGGAGGACCACTGaccatccttcttgagaaAATAGCAGGCATTCTTTGCACcatttaaatctatagTATATACATGGATAAGATCAAGTAGATCTTTTATAAAACAATGCGTGACTTTGACAAATGCTCCCTTGGGAGAACATTCGCAGATGGTGGTATCTCCTTCCACCAccttttctataaaataaCCAGGTTTTGCTGTGTAAGATGGTGTCTTCACGTGATGTAGCCTATATTCGTACTTTTCTATAGTAGAATAATCTGGAGTAGCAACGTCCAGAGTAGCTCCAGCAAAGACCGCTGGAGCATCCTTCGACTCCGTACCTGAGACTATACTGATCTCATACAATAGGAGGAAAAGGCAAAGTGTTGAAGCCTTCATTATTTCCTTCCCCTCCAACTACCCGTAGCGCCAATACGAATAATCTCGAGATTGCGTATGGGGAATAATaacttccattctctaACAATGACAAGTTAGTGAACTATTGATAATATATTGTCTCTATAAGAATCTAGATATTCATAAAAGTACAATTTAACCTTGTACCGTGATAATGCAGGGTGAGGAATCGTGAATGTGATGTGCTTGATgtggaaggaagaatgagcgTATCCAGTGATATCCTACAAAACTTGTCAAAACGCTCGACTGTGTGAAGTATTGGAAGTTTTATCACTATTCTAAATTATCCTCTACGACAATACCATACACATTAAGCTCCATTGGTTATGACAAGTTGCGCTTTCCGTACGTTATCCTTCCTACATACTTTGCGATGGAAACTCAGAGAATCTTTGTTGTAATGATGTTAAGGTCCATAGTAAAGGTGTTTCTATAATTATACAAGGTGGATGATCGTTACATTACACACGTAGAGCAAGTTGTTGAAGTGGAGATGGAATACCACTAGGGTTGCCATCACTATATACTCCTCGTCAGAGTTTTCACCTGAGTGCCCATATTCACCATAACTACATTGatcattatctccagaagcaTTGGCACCAGTATGTTCTACTATACCACTAGGTCCAGGATTTTTTTGGCATAATCCTAGATCACTTTTGACACCCTCTAGAATATCCTCAATGGCTTCTTTTatagtatctccattatcTGCTTTGATTTCTGGGATTTTATCGCTAACATCAGTCCAGTTCCCTTGTTTGTCTTGATTCTCAAGCCATGTAGTTTGGTTGTCACGCTCAATGTATATCATAACAGGTGTAGTCGGATCACAAACAGAAAAGTAAACAGTGATCTTTTCAACGTTGTAAAGAGGAAGATCACCCACTCTTTGTATGTTTTTAGTACCATTTACTATGGATGTCACTGTAAATTTACTCTGATCTCTGATTGCAGAGATGTGATCATAACCAATATATTCCTCAAACATTCCACCCGTCTCTTTAGTCATCTTTATTGCCTCTTTGTAGGCTGACTCTATAAAGTCTGTGGAGTTGACAGGTAAGGTCCTTTATCTTCTATGAATCCAGTACTGGCGGACTCACTTTTTGGATTGTCCAcctccatcattttctattCTGAGGGGGTGATTACCATAACTAAGATTGGTTATCAGTCATTTGGATGTATTATCCATATGTGTGTAATATTTGCAAGTAGTATTGCTATCTCGGACGCCTTTAAGGTTTATTATGGTAGCTTCAACCTGAGGAACGTCCCGACAGACATATCTACTCTTACTGTTTGGACATTTATCCTGCATGTCTATAGATTGTGAGGGCATTCATAATgttgtcttcttcctaATTTCACGCCTTACGTACTTCAAATTCTGATATTCCAACTTTACCGCTCTGGTAGTATCCTCACTCATTATCTGTAGACAACCATTCGTCCTCCCTAGCTACCACTATAGAAACTAATCATCTTTTACTAcattctctatccttataaaactgcattaatgcCTCTATACCAGCCATACTGGCTATAGCTCTAGAAGTGTGTAGACACCCCCGCCtaattcctcatttcatACATCCCATAAAGAGCCTATTCCATTATTTATACTGAATGGAGATTATGAACGGAAAATGGTGGGTTTAGggagaaaattcctctgactgagaaaataatggaagtaagtggtgataattatcccgacttacGACATCACctattcattcttcatGGACTACATATACTCTACACAACTTCTCATTTAAACATCAATCTTGTGCATAAtgtgtctatggatggtATTAGTACACTCACTGTCCACAGAGGAACACTAGACACGCTCCCTTTGGATGAGTTTACCGATCAAAAAT encodes the following:
- a CDS encoding hypothetical protein (encoded by transcript BEWA_039160A), yielding MTKETGGMFEEYIGYDHISAIRDQSKFTVTSIVNGTKNIQRVGDLPLYNVEKITVYFSVCDPTTPVMIYIERDNQTTWLENQDKQGNWTDVSDKIPEIKADNGDTIKEAIEDILEGVKSDLGLCQKNPGPSGIVEHTGANASGDNDQCSYGEYGHSGENSDEEYIVMATLVVFHLHFNNLLYVCNVTIIHLV
- a CDS encoding conserved hypothetical protein (encoded by transcript BEWA_039150A), which translates into the protein MKASTLCLFLLLYEISIVSGTESKDAPAVFAGATLDVATPDYSTIEKYEYRLHHVKTPSYTAKPGYFIEKVVEGDTTICECSPKGAFVKVTHCFIKDLLDLIHVYTIDLNGAKNACYFLKKDGQWSSIGEEEFYNNFGALSITGYDFNDKVLDVSKASTDWELYVNESPKSPFAVYGTRSTCRVSEIKTKNRGGITIWKRENDEWCTKLTFYPREGDHKLLWIVTKDPYENENILYYSKMSGSWKSVDKDEYLEDLAKAGFDRSTFDDRVTLDISNVDEKLFFIDKYQVDIIVENRHHVLPGFRMNKVVQGKDIIWESSDDRFSIHFSFHGRGPKISLGVLFTTNTKKENKIIYYGKLDGKWVTITKDEYYDVLSDRDSPIYTHEVDKPDIVMSSFRNKQGLRIATYASKVENAKADILLVHGARSHLTSDFLTFNMDWNYERYGFEIFPYCSVFDEPVIVKEVSNAERYRSYFEYKTLEGMNPLDILHRSQYRATFVEALNRLGYNVYGYDLQSHGFSESKTESRCHAKKFMDYIYDLLQFISIVKRGKFGDPNEKWDDKLVFNSHETNRKIILMGYSMGGNMVIRAVQKFYKEIKNPKAKFVDGLIGLSAMLDMSIYLDTLTKKIVRPILELDACCQPEKKAYFHYTYDIALHFERFTDYNTDPVYYSDRYTRNTRMSPFSACRRVRKKKRTKLYPKDLPTLFVHTTDDDGCGIKGPRKMVNKSLKDSKVAKLVELSGCGHHMAAIQLIPILVPLLEKWLNGHFSETVNMKRPLQVPSNVKEGESTVPVQSNLRNVAPK
- a CDS encoding signal peptide containing protein (encoded by transcript BEWA_039120A) is translated as MRFFPLLSTTFLIGVCYCVPPDSKIGGDKATQHFREANSTSQVQRVAQQILQEKQNVPDTKVGAPKPVPRHHSTKELVVPITLDLAKVDTNSVDVPDTTTKDGINTTYYYPKGKFYFEKIVDGTRTVWESTKEKCSPAYTISKGNVTFLALLLKKSDDETDLIYYEKKNLGWKLVEKTKSENIIEELKRQPEQPAVKTIDLDLSDVDSTAFSVEESEEDKVPLKKFAVKTDHHLNEINDGDSELWKSDSPDKHCTLATVYFEEESPMLASLTLNQGFVYLKNKDGKWAVVSKDDYDVALTEI
- a CDS encoding hypothetical protein (encoded by transcript BEWA_039130A) — its product is MNEQKPKDTLSEKLDELLCSYYDNITFDISLKNSEKHAKDETKYCCEHHKSVDVKVSVSSVQIYCNFQPNPNHITAYKHSIYNGNLGGIKFYEDGEKNKRRCVKSNALSFPMSVNSVYVFYCQGKNPLLIYVDSGTPMTRGWYRKSTKGYEHNWTWINRGLDSITRTDLESGISCDKWQKLRKYLGELGCRSFGDCNGNLARLYTVPQDIGQIEASEDETPHKSSGSSDEEDVLVENDYSPSNTILRTAPQRASPPGVIIDIQKDPNGGRLGSDTYNLGVADQKVKLVKSVDPLNSGFFKFMHKPPNGKSFRVAQVKFGNVPVSDIGVNSNDEIEHLAVWYWKGADNMEKPLLAEILKGGKYTYKYAKPGGSTLSWTSLNKYPESNIPLPPEQLETHLDELNCQHNNAVTINLSYKNSKHHAKNGDKKYCCSDNHNNGKRITVQEKEVSCQTHPSSKCIPYFKHDVSAGLQLAGIMYYNEDDNNRDQRNRRRIKPNKFNFPISAPVTVYVFYCNMKNPVLIYVDGGQPGVKGWYKKGSSVGNGNEEWVRTLPGLKDRIPDNFKNCKNDNGFKELADKLTTLGCPGLKECLGQNGVQREEVPAADLSDQVTDTESETKILLQGIPVVNNGVIGTEQPPAVVSDNSASAVEGLSKTVWKTVSGTVGPLIDLGVDVAAKLGPVALNAVGTYAAEKLFENLLDSSTVKAVAPSMPVIDSDREVGAAVLALQSGEEQSLPEGAVPQVTQNDDNHGVKDTTGSYKDEQPSAQELQKPETTGPGGRCVGAQSGEWIRVQANALQFNTADCKGIARILSPPPHIPGPGEVHADSGLADGNSRAKDLDESGTVYGAKAGEDSAGDEQAPSQGSLEENSNFDQGKKADAASGSPDTVVQQDLETLQRAEGPAVGSGLHEEDEDQEYSDEDGAIPAQPTARQGGGGESSEGDKHEDKDPKLASSTPQAALTEETPQAVTGVLGLPVATGLGSWAIFGSTSGTLAGAGATFFGGWKLYNRYKGDPWVRHRYPIEFLKNVPY
- a CDS encoding hypothetical protein (encoded by transcript BEWA_039140A), whose protein sequence is MSRNRGNNPQINISKKPDDSGKGEYTSHGTIFAVTNGTTNVPGFFKLVHKPNKSQVTLNRTLEDRDEIRGGFMEVNSISDVKEVSVYYWNGNLNDPILLGITKDGRPENTKYFSKGNNVRNWMNAPIEHLNEQQALDEQNCYKNNAVVFNIRDSQSGYLRESSRATCIQKTRKIRKSRPTPPPGSEYNVTTYRFADIKYNNTKFTKISRVTLNGIYINDISPPRDALEGIRLYSYPASVDVPLMIEFIKQGGGSTFYASKNGSGGNWVPVDEGSQKFYWWW
- a CDS encoding hypothetical protein (encoded by transcript BEWA_039110A); translation: MGAGKTCTNGSWVDIDIGKTAAGDGKYKDACDNTINVHKTDDKPDKGYKRYTHSFSSNQYIGGIYYNGKQQDSIRVTDSAYYEKSVTVYYLGYDDIHGKEKNMKLIKKTNFLQYSKKSVLS